One Microplitis demolitor isolate Queensland-Clemson2020A chromosome 2, iyMicDemo2.1a, whole genome shotgun sequence DNA segment encodes these proteins:
- the LOC103578015 gene encoding solute carrier family 23 member 1 isoform X2: MELSELPLGNADNPEVRTEKSVNPTGLTYGIDDVPPWYLCLFMALQHYLTMIGAIVSIPFILTPALCMAEDDPSRSYIISTMIFVTGLVTLIQSTIGCRLPLVQGGTISFLVPTLAILSLPQWKCPPEEVLNEMSPENRTELWQVRMRELSGAIAVSALFQVIIGFGGIVGYLLKFITPLTIVPTVSLVGLSLFENAAAAASQHWGIAAGTIIMLTVYSQLLVNVSVPMIVYRKNEGLKVIWFGLFKLFPVLLTIVVMWAICGILTITNSLPVGHPGRTDSKLKIIEDSPWFRVPYPGQWGTPTVSLSGVLGMLAGVLACTVESISYYPTTSRMCGAPPPPVHAINRGIGIEGLGTVLAGLWGSGNGTNTFGENVGTIGVTKVGSRRVIQWACGLMILQGLISKFGAVFIIIPEPIVGGIFCVMFGMIAAFGLSALQYINLNSARNLYILGFSIFFPLVLSKWMIQHSDVIKTGNDIADGVITVLLSTTILVGGFIGCFFDNIIPGTDEERGLDAWANEMALNFDADENTDGEYIPNTFDFPVGMTVLRRWKWTSYLPFMPTYRPRERSYIQYRDTTRTHLQLVQCAP, translated from the exons atggAATTATCTGAACTg CCGTTAGGTAACGCCGATAATCCTGAGGTGAGGACCGAAAAAAGTGTCAACCCAACGGGACTAACTTATGGAATTGATGATGTACCTCCTTGGTACCTGTGTCTTTTCATGGCGCTCCAG cATTACTTGACGATGATTGGAGCCATTGTATCAATTCCTTTTATTCTGACACCCGCGCTGTGTATGGCAGAAGATGACCCTTCAAGAAGTTACATAATATCGACAATGATTTTCGTTACTGGGCTAGTGACATTAATTCAAAGTACCATTGGCTGCAg ACTACCTCTGGTCCAAGGTGGTACCATATCATTTTTAGTTCCCACCTTGGCGATCTTAAGTCTTCCTCAATGGAAATGTCCTCCGGAGGAAGTTTTGAATGAAATGAGCCCAGAAAACCGTACGGAACTTTGGCAAGTTCGTATGAGAGAATTATCGGGAGCTATCGCAGTCTCAGCTTTATTTCAAGTAATAATTGGATTTGGAGGAATCGTtggatatttattgaaatttatcacGCCTTTGACGATTGTGCCAACAGTTTCGTTGGTCGGTTTATCGTTATTTGAAAATGCAGCTGCTGCGGCTTCGCAACATTGGGGTATTGCTGCCGG aactatTATTATGCTGACAGTCTACTCGCAGTTACTAGTGAATGTTTCAGTGCCAATGATAGTTTATCGTAAGAATGAAGGATTGAAAGTTATTTGGTTCGGTCTGTTTAAACTATTCCCGGTGCTATTGACTATTGTGGTGATGTGGGCAATCTGTGGGATATTGACGATCACGAATAGCCTTCCGGTGGGTCATCCGGGTCGAACTGATAGCAAACTAAAGATCATTGAAGACTCGCCGTGGTTCAGAGTTCCTTATCCAGGACAATGGGGAACTCCGACGGTGAGTTTGTCGGGAGTCTTAGGAATGTTGGCGGGTGTGCTGGCTTGTACCGTAGAGTCGATAAGCTATTATCCAACAACTTCAAGGATGTGTGGAGCTCCGCCACCACCGGTACACGCCATAAACCGTGGGATTGGGATCGAAGGCTTGGGAACTGTCTTAGCGGGTCTCTGGGGCAGTGGCAATGGGACCAATACCTTTGGAGAGAATGTCGGTACTATTGGAGTCACTAAAGTGGGAAGCAGACGTGTGATACAGTGGGCCTGTGGGCTAATGATTCTTCAAGGACTGATAAGTAAATTTGGTGCAGTTTTTATCATCATACCGGAGCCGATTGTCGGGGGAATTTTTTGTGTCATGTTTGGGATGATTGCCGCCTTTGGGCTGTCAGCTCTTCAGTATATAAATCTCAACTCGGCTAGAAATTTATACATTCTAggtttttcaatattttttccgcTCGTTTTGTCCAAGTGGATGATCCAGCACTCGGATGTGATAAAAACCGGTAATGATATTGCCGATGGAGTCATCACTGTGCTTCTAAGTACGACTATTCTCGTAGGCGGGTTTATTGGCTGCTtctttgataatattattccAGGAACTGATGAAGAGCGAGGATTAGATGCGTGGGCTAATGAAATGGCGCTTAATTTCGATGCAGATGAAAATACTGACGGTGAATACATTCCAAATACCTTTGATTTTCCTGTGGGTATGACGGTACTAAGACGTTGGAAGTGGACTTCTTACCTGCCTTTTATGCCGACTTATCGACCAAGAGAACGATCTT atatcCAGTATCGCGATACAACTCGGACCCATCTCCAGCTGGTACAGTGCGCAccatga
- the LOC103578015 gene encoding solute carrier family 23 member 1 isoform X1, with product MELSELPLGNADNPEVRTEKSVNPTGLTYGIDDVPPWYLCLFMALQHYLTMIGAIVSIPFILTPALCMAEDDPSRSYIISTMIFVTGLVTLIQSTIGCRLPLVQGGTISFLVPTLAILSLPQWKCPPEEVLNEMSPENRTELWQVRMRELSGAIAVSALFQVIIGFGGIVGYLLKFITPLTIVPTVSLVGLSLFENAAAAASQHWGIAAGTIIMLTVYSQLLVNVSVPMIVYRKNEGLKVIWFGLFKLFPVLLTIVVMWAICGILTITNSLPVGHPGRTDSKLKIIEDSPWFRVPYPGQWGTPTVSLSGVLGMLAGVLACTVESISYYPTTSRMCGAPPPPVHAINRGIGIEGLGTVLAGLWGSGNGTNTFGENVGTIGVTKVGSRRVIQWACGLMILQGLISKFGAVFIIIPEPIVGGIFCVMFGMIAAFGLSALQYINLNSARNLYILGFSIFFPLVLSKWMIQHSDVIKTGNDIADGVITVLLSTTILVGGFIGCFFDNIIPGTDEERGLDAWANEMALNFDADENTDGEYIPNTFDFPVGMTVLRRWKWTSYLPFMPTYRPRERSCKKKNKYPVSRYNSDPSPAGTVRTMMMMMMMMMMMMMMRRTTRTR from the exons atggAATTATCTGAACTg CCGTTAGGTAACGCCGATAATCCTGAGGTGAGGACCGAAAAAAGTGTCAACCCAACGGGACTAACTTATGGAATTGATGATGTACCTCCTTGGTACCTGTGTCTTTTCATGGCGCTCCAG cATTACTTGACGATGATTGGAGCCATTGTATCAATTCCTTTTATTCTGACACCCGCGCTGTGTATGGCAGAAGATGACCCTTCAAGAAGTTACATAATATCGACAATGATTTTCGTTACTGGGCTAGTGACATTAATTCAAAGTACCATTGGCTGCAg ACTACCTCTGGTCCAAGGTGGTACCATATCATTTTTAGTTCCCACCTTGGCGATCTTAAGTCTTCCTCAATGGAAATGTCCTCCGGAGGAAGTTTTGAATGAAATGAGCCCAGAAAACCGTACGGAACTTTGGCAAGTTCGTATGAGAGAATTATCGGGAGCTATCGCAGTCTCAGCTTTATTTCAAGTAATAATTGGATTTGGAGGAATCGTtggatatttattgaaatttatcacGCCTTTGACGATTGTGCCAACAGTTTCGTTGGTCGGTTTATCGTTATTTGAAAATGCAGCTGCTGCGGCTTCGCAACATTGGGGTATTGCTGCCGG aactatTATTATGCTGACAGTCTACTCGCAGTTACTAGTGAATGTTTCAGTGCCAATGATAGTTTATCGTAAGAATGAAGGATTGAAAGTTATTTGGTTCGGTCTGTTTAAACTATTCCCGGTGCTATTGACTATTGTGGTGATGTGGGCAATCTGTGGGATATTGACGATCACGAATAGCCTTCCGGTGGGTCATCCGGGTCGAACTGATAGCAAACTAAAGATCATTGAAGACTCGCCGTGGTTCAGAGTTCCTTATCCAGGACAATGGGGAACTCCGACGGTGAGTTTGTCGGGAGTCTTAGGAATGTTGGCGGGTGTGCTGGCTTGTACCGTAGAGTCGATAAGCTATTATCCAACAACTTCAAGGATGTGTGGAGCTCCGCCACCACCGGTACACGCCATAAACCGTGGGATTGGGATCGAAGGCTTGGGAACTGTCTTAGCGGGTCTCTGGGGCAGTGGCAATGGGACCAATACCTTTGGAGAGAATGTCGGTACTATTGGAGTCACTAAAGTGGGAAGCAGACGTGTGATACAGTGGGCCTGTGGGCTAATGATTCTTCAAGGACTGATAAGTAAATTTGGTGCAGTTTTTATCATCATACCGGAGCCGATTGTCGGGGGAATTTTTTGTGTCATGTTTGGGATGATTGCCGCCTTTGGGCTGTCAGCTCTTCAGTATATAAATCTCAACTCGGCTAGAAATTTATACATTCTAggtttttcaatattttttccgcTCGTTTTGTCCAAGTGGATGATCCAGCACTCGGATGTGATAAAAACCGGTAATGATATTGCCGATGGAGTCATCACTGTGCTTCTAAGTACGACTATTCTCGTAGGCGGGTTTATTGGCTGCTtctttgataatattattccAGGAACTGATGAAGAGCGAGGATTAGATGCGTGGGCTAATGAAATGGCGCTTAATTTCGATGCAGATGAAAATACTGACGGTGAATACATTCCAAATACCTTTGATTTTCCTGTGGGTATGACGGTACTAAGACGTTGGAAGTGGACTTCTTACCTGCCTTTTATGCCGACTTATCGACCAAGAGAACGATCTTGTAAGAAAAAGAACAA atatcCAGTATCGCGATACAACTCGGACCCATCTCCAGCTGGTACAGTGCGCAccatgatgatgatgatgatgatgatgatgatgatgatgatgatgagaagAACAACAAGAACAAGATAA
- the LOC103578016 gene encoding uncharacterized protein LOC103578016 — MRMFARLCRLASDGDLKRRHWNVDEEIRNEETEQVNLEEDNDSPKEDACTLQEVDLVANCPLLRVTAPRTPSPARSTHSSIVHNSMGQRPSTLLRPKISLTWVLRGQQHQHNDVNGSPSIPDAQIIRKSKDRSSRRSVKSAKSIKSIKTKESAEIIDRDKHDRCNVLQEIDKIVRHEKPAKELNKEPDNQPENRKVDAEQLDKDSQDSDKVKRAVSEPTLALKESSTREKHHRHRRAKRNHKPRPPTRFGYEIADLDSFLTKASIERPANIPVVLSFPTTLYQTQGGVQDEIALPLGTVVNAVFKNQAWLYVQTPHGQEGYVGYAACLPLGILPQPTCGPCWEDSTDVFPRPLGNMTDTEKLRDTRSECGARERTSRVKRGHRDAVSACGERSVDRLYLRAAANARTKGSRQTLLVIRSDYEGRGNNSISVSKGDVVALLSDHVQGWFWVRSRDSREGFIPAVIAGHGFL; from the exons gtgACTTGAAGCGACGACACTGGAACGTCGATGAGGAAATTAGAAACGAGGAAACGGAGCAAGTAAACCTTGAAGAGGATAACGACTCTCCCAAG GAGGATGCGTGTACGCTGCAGGAGGTGGACTTGGTGGCGAATTGTCCGCTCTTACGAGTGACAGCACCGCGCACACCATCGCCGGCACGGTCAACTCACTCATCGATTGTCCACAATAGCATGGGCCAACGTCCCAGCACGCTTTTGCGCCCAAAGATCTCATTGACCTGGGTCCTACGTGGCCAACAGCATCAGCACAATGACGTCAATGGGAGTCCGAGTATTCCCGACGCTCAGATAATTCGCAAGAGCAAAGATCGTTCGTCGCGACGGAGTGTCAAAAGTGCTAAAAGTATTAAGAGTATCAAGACTAAGGAATCTGCTGAGATAATTGACCGCGATAAACATGATCGCTGCAATGTTCTCCAGGAAATAGACAAAATAGTACGACATGAAaag ccAGCAaaggaattaaataaagaaccGGATAATCAACCGGAAAATCGCAAAGTTGATGCAGAACAGTTAGATAAAGACTCACAAGATAGTGACAAAGTTAAACGGGCGGTCTCAGAACCAACTTTGGCATTAAAAGAATCATCAACTCGTGAAAAACATCACCGACATCGACGAGCCAAAAGAAATCACAAACCCCGACCACCAACGAGATTTGGTTACGAGATTGCGGATCTTGATTCATTTCTTACTAAAGCATCGATTGAACGTCCGGCAAATATTCCAGTTGTTTTATCATTTCCTACGACGCTGTATCAGACGCAAGGAGGTGTCCAAGATGAAATAGCACTGCCACTGGGTACCGTTGTCAATGCGGTATTTAAAAACCAAGCTTGGCTGTATGTTCAGACGCCTCATGGACAAGAAGGTTACGTGGGATACGCAGCTTGTCTTCCTTTGGGCATTCTGCCTCAGCCCACGTGCGGACCGTGTTGGGAAGACTCGACTGACGTGTTTCCTAGACCACTGGGGAACATGACTGACACTGAGAAGCTGAGAGATACTCGATCTGAGTGTGGAGCACGCGAACGAACCTCGAGAGTGAAGCGCGGACACAGAGACGCAGTTTCTGCCTGCGGCGAGCGCAGCGTAGATCGTCTTTATTTACGAGCTGCCGCGAACGCGAGGACCAAAGGATCCAGACAAACTCTTCTGGTGATACGCAGCGACTACGAGGGCCGGGGAAATAATTCAATCAGCGTCTCCAAGGGCGACGTTGTTGCTCTGCTCAGTGATCATGTCCAAGGCTGGTTCTGGGTTAGGTCTAGAGACAGTCGCGAAGGTTTTATTCCTGCTGTTATCGCTGGTCATGGATTcttgtga